GCCAAGAGAAGCGCTCCGATCATCTTGACACCGCATGCCGGCGAACTCAGCCGGATCTCCGGATATTCCCTTGAACAGATCACCGAAGCCCCCGGAGCCTGCGCCTCAGCATTTGCTGAAAAGCATAGCTTGACTATTGTCTTAAAGGGCCCGCGCACCACGATCGCTTTTCCCGACGGCGAACGGTTTCACAATCCAACAGGCAATGCCGCACTGGCCAAAGGCGGCACGGGCGATATGCTGACAGGTATGATGCTCGGCATGCTGTGCTGCCACGACAACTGGCGGCACGCAGTGTTGAATGCGGTCTACTTGCACGGGGCGTGTGCAGACGAATTCGTTAAGACCCGCTCTCCCCATACGATGCTTGCGCATGATATCGCAGGACTGTTGCCGGAAGTATGGAAACAATACGAGTGAGCCAATGTTCGAAAAGTCGTCACATGCGTCAAAGCCCGGTTGCACACGGGCTTTGGCTATTTTATCGCACTGAAACGGCCGGCCCATGCGGTGCTCAGAAACGCAGAACCGTTGTACTTTCCGCTATAATGATAAGCAAGAGACAGCAGAACTTCTGTACAACTGGAGGTATTTTTATCATGAACAGAGACTGCAAAGGATCCAGGCAATGAGCTATGTACCGATTTTTCATTTAACTGTGCCCGCAGTATGGGTCGCTGTGTTATTGGCGGCCGCTGTAGCCAATTTATTGATGCGTGTGGCGGTTAAACAAAAAATGGGCGACTGGTACTGGAACGCTTTAGCATTTTACATCCTCGTGTGGAAGCTCAGCTACATCGTCTTTCATTGGCAGCATTTTCTAGACATGCCCTTATCCCTTCTTTATTTTAACGGCGGCCTGTATGGGCATTTGCTTGCGACAGCCTTTGTTATCGGCTATTTGCTGCTGGCACAACGAAAACAAACCGCTGTGGCAGAACAAGCGGCCGCTGCATGGTTATTGTTTTTTCTGGCATATCAATCCATCCTCCAATTCCTTGAAGCGCAGTGGGTGCAAGCAGCCTTTCAAACCATGCTCTTCATAGTAGCTATCGTATCTATCCGTATGCTAAGAACACGGCAAGACGTTCCGAACGGCTTGTTGTTTGGCGCGCTATTCACAGTGGAATTGCTCATCCTTAGCACATTCGGCCCGCTATGGACTTGGCAAAACGCAACGCTTGCCGCTGTTGTTGCGGTTACTATTGCGATGTACAGACGTTTTGAACAGAAAGGACCGAGCATATGATTAAAAAAACCATTATCGGCCTATTGCTCCTTGCAGCAATCGCCATTATTGCCATCAATTTCTTTGAAAAAGATGCACAACCAGTCGATACAAGCTCCTCTTCCGCAAACGCGCAAGACGAGTCTCTGACGGAAGGCCTGTCTGTAGGTCAGGCAGCTCCTGATTTTACGCTGACTGACCAAAACGGCGAAACGGTCAAGCTTTCTGATTACCAAGGCAAGAAAGTCATTTTGAACTTCTGGGCTACTTGGTGTCCACCTTGCCGCGCCGAAATGCCGTATATGCAAGAGTTCCACGAAAACAATGCGGACGGCGACGTTGAAATCCTGGCTGTCAACTTGACCGCGCAAGACAACGGTGATGAAGCGATCCAATCGTTCATCGATCAATTCGGCTTAACATTCTCCATTCCAATGGACGAAACCGGCAGTACCGCCCAAACGTATCAAATCCGTACCGTGCCCACCACATACATCCTCGATACGAAAGGCGAAATCGCCCAAAAAATTGTCGGCCCAATGGATGAACAGATCATGAAAGACCAGACGGACAGCATTGACTGAATTTGTCGCAAAGCTTTCGTGAACTGAGGGGTTTAAAGAAAAGCCATTTGCGGAATACTAGAAATAGGACTTGAGATGAAATGGAGGATTTATTCATGGAACTTGACTTAGCGAAAGAACAATTGCCATCGACACAATCAAAAGTAAA
This is a stretch of genomic DNA from Planococcus maritimus. It encodes these proteins:
- a CDS encoding peroxiredoxin family protein, which translates into the protein MIKKTIIGLLLLAAIAIIAINFFEKDAQPVDTSSSSANAQDESLTEGLSVGQAAPDFTLTDQNGETVKLSDYQGKKVILNFWATWCPPCRAEMPYMQEFHENNADGDVEILAVNLTAQDNGDEAIQSFIDQFGLTFSIPMDETGSTAQTYQIRTVPTTYILDTKGEIAQKIVGPMDEQIMKDQTDSID